One part of the Candidatus Marinimicrobia bacterium CG08_land_8_20_14_0_20_45_22 genome encodes these proteins:
- a CDS encoding tRNA (adenosine(37)-N6)-threonylcarbamoyltransferase complex ATPase subunit type 1 TsaE, translating to MIEIQTHSATETIRIGVIVAGFLRPGDVIAFTGDLAAGKTTMIKGICAGLNVSQNVDSPTFTLVNEYSGRFPVYHIDCYREHRTEEWLELGIQEYLFDDGVSLVEWAEEIASLLPTSAVHIVIEQNISDESFRRIKLTADPNMEADLLHLISLNEDCKC from the coding sequence ATGATAGAAATTCAAACGCATTCTGCTACGGAAACGATTCGTATTGGCGTGATTGTTGCCGGGTTTTTGAGACCGGGGGATGTTATTGCATTTACGGGTGATCTTGCCGCCGGAAAAACGACGATGATCAAAGGAATCTGTGCCGGATTGAATGTTAGCCAAAATGTTGACAGCCCGACCTTCACGCTCGTCAATGAATATTCCGGCAGATTTCCGGTATATCATATCGACTGTTATCGGGAACATCGCACCGAAGAATGGCTGGAACTTGGAATTCAGGAATATCTGTTTGATGACGGAGTTTCCTTGGTCGAATGGGCGGAAGAAATTGCATCGCTTCTGCCTACGAGTGCGGTTCATATCGTTATTGAGCAGAATATTTCAGATGAATCGTTCCGACGGATTAAACTGACCGCCGATCCAAATATGGAAGCGGATTTGCTTCACTTAATTTCCTTAAATGAGGATTGCAAATGCTGA